In Nostoc sp. CENA543, a single genomic region encodes these proteins:
- a CDS encoding choice-of-anchor W domain-containing protein codes for MLSSKLFSSKSKFLTALGLTTVSLLLTTNAAQAFTLVNRAGFTDAEFENLLFNGEFEELFVAEGRIGNNSLNSAERELGINTPLIPSGSNLTGGIPVVSGQRVWGNGTPVNFSLEYTGSQVNYIVGGQLLSTTSFTGAANSIFIRTRAADNSFIELSNLVFDGTAIGDTVLSSVSGTGRDIDYLQISDISQPFTLTGQVLMSWTDALPRNSALAYQIKVGSTPTSVPEPGMVGAMFLAGVAAVGYGKKKSSVNNSTKEISL; via the coding sequence ATGTTATCGTCAAAACTATTTAGCTCCAAAAGCAAATTCCTGACAGCTTTAGGATTAACTACTGTTAGTTTATTGCTGACAACTAACGCTGCCCAGGCTTTTACACTTGTTAATAGAGCAGGTTTTACGGATGCAGAGTTCGAGAATCTGCTATTTAACGGTGAATTTGAAGAATTATTTGTGGCTGAAGGCCGCATTGGGAACAACAGCTTAAATTCTGCGGAAAGAGAATTAGGTATTAACACACCCTTGATACCTAGTGGTAGTAATTTGACTGGCGGTATACCAGTGGTATCAGGTCAACGTGTATGGGGTAATGGTACACCGGTGAATTTTTCCTTAGAATACACTGGCAGTCAGGTAAACTATATTGTGGGTGGACAACTACTCAGCACTACTAGTTTTACTGGCGCTGCTAATAGTATTTTTATCCGTACTCGTGCAGCTGATAATAGTTTTATAGAACTGAGTAACTTAGTCTTTGATGGCACAGCAATTGGTGATACTGTTCTCTCGTCTGTAAGCGGAACGGGAAGAGATATAGACTATCTGCAAATCAGCGATATATCTCAGCCTTTTACCCTCACAGGTCAAGTGTTAATGAGTTGGACAGATGCGTTACCCAGAAATTCAGCCCTAGCTTATCAAATTAAAGTGGGTTCTACTCCTACATCTGTACCTGAACCTGGAATGGTGGGTGCGATGTTCTTAGCTGGTGTTGCTGCTGTAGGTTACGGCAAGAAAAAGTCATCTGTGAATAACTCAACAAAAGAAATATCTTTGTAA
- a CDS encoding helix-turn-helix transcriptional regulator, which produces MPDFHRFVFGNGSEQISQNLQNKQEFWIYPAKVPGIWVWEITNESLMLVIDPVLLSQTAAEIGGLQENDMELMNTGNCHPQVEAIACLLQTKLNENPVTESLPQVLIIYPLPQHHEFPLPTPHSVGGLSNHRLKQVINYIHSHLTQPIQLAELSQICGMSQYYFCRLFKQSMGVTPYQYVLQQRMEKAKQLLRQRKYAIAEIALMVGCADQSHFTKHFKKYTGVTPRYFAENSCMATID; this is translated from the coding sequence TTGCCAGACTTTCATCGTTTTGTTTTTGGGAATGGTAGTGAGCAAATCTCTCAAAACTTACAAAACAAACAAGAATTCTGGATTTATCCAGCAAAAGTACCAGGGATTTGGGTATGGGAAATTACAAATGAATCGTTAATGCTTGTGATTGATCCAGTTTTGTTATCTCAAACAGCAGCAGAAATCGGTGGATTACAGGAAAACGATATGGAGTTAATGAATACGGGCAATTGTCATCCTCAAGTAGAAGCGATCGCTTGTTTGTTGCAGACAAAACTAAATGAAAACCCTGTTACAGAGTCACTTCCACAGGTATTAATTATTTATCCTCTTCCACAACACCATGAGTTCCCACTACCAACACCGCATTCTGTTGGAGGATTATCCAACCATAGACTCAAGCAGGTAATAAACTACATCCACAGTCATTTGACACAGCCAATTCAGTTAGCTGAGTTATCACAAATTTGTGGGATGAGTCAGTATTATTTTTGTCGTCTGTTTAAGCAATCAATGGGTGTGACACCTTATCAATATGTGTTGCAGCAACGGATGGAAAAGGCTAAACAATTACTGCGACAAAGAAAATATGCGATCGCAGAAATTGCACTCATGGTGGGCTGTGCAGATCAAAGTCATTTCACCAAACATTTCAAAAAATATACCGGAGTGACACCTAGATATTTTGCCGAAAATAGCTGTATGGCCACAATTGACTAA
- a CDS encoding Uma2 family endonuclease, translated as MVNTSPQQPTSSATPDYIPPLESGDRLVRPEFERRYSAMPNLKKAELIEGIVYVASPLRFEPHAEPHGNLMGWLWSYKVATPGVRLGDNPTVRLDLDNEPQPDAILIIDTACGGRSYIGVDGYVEGAPELVAEVAASSATKDLYDKKRAYRRNGIQEYIVWQVFESTVSWFSLQDGEYVELTPNPDGIIQSQVFPGLWLDVSALVTGNMQQVLGVLQTGLNSGEHHKFVEELHKFATGDRFSGNGE; from the coding sequence ATGGTTAACACCTCTCCACAACAACCAACTTCTTCAGCTACCCCTGATTATATTCCTCCTCTTGAGAGTGGCGATCGCTTGGTTCGTCCTGAATTTGAGCGGCGTTACAGTGCTATGCCTAATCTGAAAAAAGCTGAATTAATTGAAGGAATCGTTTACGTGGCTTCCCCTCTGCGCTTTGAACCCCACGCCGAACCCCACGGCAATTTAATGGGCTGGTTATGGTCTTATAAAGTGGCTACACCTGGCGTTCGACTAGGTGATAACCCAACTGTACGACTAGATTTAGATAATGAACCCCAGCCGGATGCTATTTTGATCATTGATACTGCTTGTGGGGGACGTTCTTATATTGGTGTGGATGGTTATGTGGAAGGCGCGCCGGAATTAGTTGCGGAAGTCGCTGCTAGTAGTGCAACTAAAGATTTGTACGATAAAAAACGCGCCTATCGTCGCAATGGCATTCAGGAATATATTGTTTGGCAAGTATTTGAAAGCACCGTGAGTTGGTTCAGTTTGCAAGATGGTGAATATGTGGAGTTAACACCAAATCCAGATGGTATCATTCAAAGTCAAGTATTTCCAGGATTGTGGCTGGATGTCTCTGCATTAGTAACAGGTAATATGCAGCAAGTATTGGGGGTGTTGCAAACAGGATTAAATTCAGGGGAACATCACAAGTTTGTTGAGGAGTTACACAAATTTGCTACAGGCGATCGCTTTTCAGGGAATGGGGAATAG
- a CDS encoding NADPH-dependent F420 reductase — protein MKIGIIGAGNMGGGLGKIWAQVGHEVIFSYSRDDHKLHQLAASAGENAKVGTPTAAFSQSDVVMLAVWMPFLEEALRFAGSLDGKIVMTCVSGLQPDFTGKTIGIATDLKTSVAEIIQKSAPTAKVVEAFNITFAEVIAADSRNFGSDRPSIFYCGDDAAAKKVVAGLIEECGYEAIDAGDLIVARSLETLATAWVQFAVASKLFPNLGLKALQR, from the coding sequence ATGAAGATTGGCATTATTGGCGCAGGAAATATGGGTGGGGGGTTGGGTAAAATTTGGGCGCAAGTCGGACATGAGGTCATTTTCTCCTACTCCAGAGATGATCATAAGTTACATCAATTAGCTGCGTCGGCTGGTGAAAATGCCAAAGTAGGAACACCGACAGCAGCATTTTCCCAAAGTGATGTAGTCATGCTGGCTGTATGGATGCCGTTTTTAGAAGAAGCTCTGCGTTTTGCGGGTTCTCTCGACGGTAAAATTGTGATGACTTGTGTGAGTGGCTTACAACCAGACTTTACAGGCAAAACCATAGGTATAGCCACTGACTTAAAAACATCCGTTGCTGAAATTATTCAAAAATCAGCACCAACAGCAAAGGTTGTGGAAGCCTTTAATATCACCTTTGCAGAAGTGATTGCGGCTGACTCTAGAAACTTTGGTAGCGATCGCCCTAGTATTTTTTATTGTGGTGATGACGCAGCAGCTAAAAAGGTCGTTGCTGGTTTAATTGAAGAATGCGGTTATGAAGCCATAGATGCAGGTGATTTAATAGTAGCCCGTTCCCTGGAAACCTTAGCTACAGCTTGGGTACAGTTTGCTGTAGCCAGTAAGTTATTTCCGAATCTAGGACTTAAAGCCTTGCAACGGTAA
- a CDS encoding GAF domain-containing sensor histidine kinase, whose product MQALVRTEQELVAQLETGNGLQENRDGLRPTLGERVLEATAAAANALLTINDLNEAVRNALKLIGEGLDADRVAVIENFIHPTLPQRCWKVLYEWNSPHTVSQISHTDAAEGVYENGGIAHWYELLSQGQNLSYLLEEMPEPFRSSQAAIGVKVLHAVPIFVEGQSWGALGFDDCREVKHRGASELALLKTLAACVGSSIQRQRIQQAEKQRTAELAKAHQELQQRDRLLSVVAQVTKKLLENEDIDVAIPTALQAIGEVGSMSRVQLILERQDPITHKLQHHITYEWVAEGIIPQINHPTMAVIDNDHVDCLLKELYAGRSRWCIIDDFPNEIKPQFALLGIKSSGAVPLFIAGNYIGCVAFDDCVYPRLWSQQEIDVLTTAAESIGAALHRQQLVEHLIAERAKAAEKRVAELSKANTALKNSLDRLATDAELDTFLGHVILEIQHQLGAQRSHLFLYDAASHTLQLHLGSENGQVMPKAQLQNIPPFLEPIPADITKAWEILITTKQPLEFAIWENAHPEHWPETVKWHRQMGHQTAMCIPLMLGSDIALGFLGLAFTKKATLNPEEFELAQALVHQATLAIQLTQLAETAKQAAILKEQEKAANKQIAELVRANESLRGCVNRLADKPDLETFWEHILIEASAQAKSYAAALFLYNETSNTQIMKRYVREGQVLPIRTTPDLEPFRVPVKGNMISFWKEALFRGEAIFFNLDECNHAIHSGVKWHREQGHRSIVRVPLILGSRPLGFIGLCFREPRTSLPPNIELIMALAQQATLAIHLTHLAEKSRQTAILEERNRMAREIHDTLAQAFTGVIIQLGAASRIVPHQLTEVQTHITQARDLAREGLAEARRSVNALRPQILETNNLCKAFNRLAEQMSVSVEKQIICQLIGEIYPLAVDIENNLLRIGQEALTNAIKYAIASEIKIELVYEPKQFILRVKDNGKGFEANSVPTTKGFGLMGIKERCDRMAAQLTIQSIPSQGTEITISISRE is encoded by the coding sequence ATGCAAGCCTTGGTGCGTACCGAACAAGAACTAGTTGCACAACTGGAAACGGGCAACGGTCTGCAAGAAAACCGCGATGGGCTGCGTCCCACTTTAGGTGAGCGCGTTTTAGAAGCCACAGCCGCAGCAGCTAACGCTTTATTGACGATCAATGATCTCAATGAAGCGGTGAGAAATGCGCTTAAACTCATTGGGGAAGGTTTAGATGCCGATCGCGTAGCCGTCATTGAAAATTTTATTCATCCCACCCTACCCCAACGCTGTTGGAAAGTTTTATATGAATGGAATTCACCCCATACAGTATCTCAAATTTCCCATACTGATGCAGCCGAAGGAGTTTATGAGAATGGGGGAATTGCACATTGGTATGAACTTTTAAGCCAAGGTCAAAACCTCAGCTATCTCCTAGAAGAAATGCCGGAACCATTTCGCAGTAGTCAAGCGGCAATAGGTGTTAAGGTGCTGCACGCTGTACCGATTTTTGTGGAAGGTCAGTCTTGGGGTGCATTGGGTTTTGATGACTGTCGGGAAGTCAAACATCGAGGTGCATCTGAACTAGCCTTACTCAAAACCTTAGCTGCTTGTGTTGGCAGTTCTATTCAGCGTCAACGTATCCAGCAAGCGGAAAAGCAACGCACCGCCGAACTAGCAAAAGCCCATCAAGAATTACAACAGCGCGATCGCTTACTATCTGTAGTTGCCCAAGTTACGAAAAAACTTTTAGAAAACGAAGACATTGATGTCGCAATTCCTACAGCCTTACAAGCAATAGGGGAAGTAGGAAGTATGAGCCGTGTGCAACTGATTTTGGAACGTCAAGACCCAATTACACACAAACTACAGCACCACATCACCTATGAATGGGTAGCTGAAGGCATCATCCCTCAGATTAATCATCCCACAATGGCAGTCATTGACAATGATCATGTTGATTGTCTTCTCAAAGAACTGTATGCGGGACGTTCGAGGTGGTGCATAATTGATGACTTTCCCAATGAAATCAAACCACAGTTTGCACTTCTGGGAATTAAATCTTCTGGGGCAGTGCCATTATTTATTGCTGGAAACTACATTGGCTGTGTAGCCTTTGATGATTGTGTTTATCCGCGTCTTTGGAGTCAACAAGAAATTGATGTCTTGACTACTGCGGCTGAAAGCATTGGTGCAGCTTTACATCGTCAACAACTAGTAGAACACCTGATTGCAGAACGTGCTAAAGCTGCCGAGAAACGAGTAGCAGAACTATCTAAAGCCAACACAGCCCTCAAAAATAGCCTCGACCGCCTTGCCACCGATGCTGAATTAGATACATTTCTGGGTCACGTCATCTTAGAAATTCAACATCAACTAGGCGCACAGCGATCGCATCTATTTCTCTATGATGCGGCCTCCCATACTCTACAGTTACATTTGGGTTCGGAGAACGGCCAAGTAATGCCGAAAGCTCAACTACAAAATATCCCACCCTTCCTAGAACCAATCCCCGCAGATATTACCAAAGCTTGGGAAATCCTGATCACCACCAAACAACCGTTAGAATTTGCTATTTGGGAAAACGCTCATCCCGAACATTGGCCTGAAACTGTCAAATGGCATCGCCAAATGGGACATCAGACCGCCATGTGTATTCCCCTAATGCTGGGTAGTGACATTGCTTTAGGTTTTTTAGGGTTAGCATTTACCAAGAAAGCCACCTTGAACCCAGAAGAATTTGAACTAGCCCAAGCATTAGTACATCAAGCAACATTAGCCATTCAACTAACACAATTAGCCGAAACCGCCAAACAAGCTGCCATCCTCAAAGAACAGGAAAAAGCGGCTAACAAGCAAATTGCTGAACTGGTGAGAGCCAATGAATCCTTGCGTGGTTGTGTGAATCGTCTAGCAGATAAACCAGACTTAGAAACGTTCTGGGAACATATTCTCATAGAAGCCTCTGCCCAAGCTAAATCCTATGCGGCTGCCTTGTTTCTCTACAACGAAACATCTAATACCCAAATCATGAAACGATATGTCAGAGAAGGCCAGGTACTGCCCATTAGGACTACACCCGACCTAGAACCGTTTCGAGTGCCAGTCAAAGGCAATATGATTTCCTTTTGGAAAGAAGCTCTATTTCGAGGTGAAGCTATATTTTTTAATTTAGATGAATGCAATCACGCCATTCATTCAGGTGTCAAGTGGCATCGGGAGCAAGGACATCGTTCTATTGTACGTGTACCCTTAATTTTGGGTTCTCGTCCCTTGGGATTTATCGGTTTGTGCTTCCGCGAACCCAGAACTAGCTTACCCCCAAATATTGAACTGATTATGGCGTTAGCACAACAAGCGACATTAGCCATTCACTTGACGCATTTAGCCGAAAAAAGCCGCCAAACTGCAATTCTAGAAGAACGTAACCGGATGGCGCGAGAAATTCACGATACCCTAGCTCAAGCTTTTACTGGTGTAATTATACAGTTGGGGGCAGCTTCTAGAATAGTTCCGCATCAATTGACAGAAGTGCAAACACACATCACCCAAGCCAGGGATCTCGCCCGTGAAGGACTAGCCGAAGCCAGGCGTTCAGTCAATGCTTTGCGTCCTCAAATCCTAGAAACTAACAATCTATGTAAAGCTTTTAACCGTCTAGCAGAGCAAATGTCTGTATCTGTGGAAAAACAAATTATTTGTCAGCTTATTGGGGAAATTTATCCCTTAGCGGTAGATATAGAGAATAATTTACTACGAATCGGTCAAGAAGCATTGACAAACGCCATTAAATATGCAATTGCCAGTGAAATCAAGATTGAACTAGTGTATGAACCGAAGCAATTTATCTTGCGTGTTAAAGACAATGGCAAAGGATTTGAGGCCAATAGTGTGCCTACAACCAAAGGTTTTGGTTTGATGGGGATCAAAGAACGTTGCGATCGCATGGCAGCACAGCTGACAATTCAAAGTATCCCTAGTCAAGGAACTGAAATTACCATATCTATTAGTCGAGAGTGA
- a CDS encoding alpha/beta hydrolase: MWKKAIICCLGTISSISIATPVLAAEKIEFNYPPFGDFDVSVKDLELFVNEGKITPNFAFYANRTKPEQLAQLRGFLGTKFQITPTVMSQFTYSPIGEKMLLRFGEILQTRNRNNGFHALRSALILSAASPEGLTLINIIKKYSSPSIRLNLSETTQIIGQLSGLLQKRDIVVSQIQQLSNQEIANSATIDFSQKPDIRQPGDFQSNKFTFTLHDRARDGKSKTVLERKYDVDVYLPQPKSTTVKDSAPYPVIVISHGLAEDRNTFVYLAQHLASYGFAVAVLDHPVGNSQQFQEFLSGIASPPQPIELVDRPLDVKYLLDELQNLNATDARFKNQLNLQQVGIIGHSLGGYTALALAGGTFDFDKINQECNPNRSLNISTFLQCRASDLPPDNYPIKDERVKAVMLMNPLNSVVFGDQGVSTIQIPVMMVAASQDIFTPAVPEQIRPFTKISSQDKYLVLIENATHFSVQSDLPTSTSVIPVPQGLLGPDRKSVYSYMNALGVAFFQTQLRNQSEYRPYLTASYAQSISQAPLNLSLVNSNSGEAITQILDKLYQNYSNLSNQN; this comes from the coding sequence ATGTGGAAAAAAGCTATTATCTGCTGCTTGGGTACAATCTCCAGTATTTCTATTGCTACACCTGTCTTAGCCGCAGAGAAAATTGAATTCAATTATCCGCCTTTTGGTGATTTTGATGTCTCAGTTAAAGATTTAGAGCTTTTTGTTAATGAAGGTAAAATCACTCCAAATTTTGCTTTTTACGCTAATCGTACTAAACCTGAGCAGTTAGCTCAACTCAGAGGTTTTTTAGGGACAAAATTTCAAATTACCCCCACGGTAATGTCCCAATTTACCTACTCACCAATCGGCGAAAAAATGCTACTCCGCTTTGGAGAAATTTTACAGACGCGAAATCGTAATAATGGTTTTCATGCCCTGCGTTCTGCTTTAATTTTGTCTGCGGCTAGTCCTGAAGGACTGACATTAATTAATATTATCAAAAAATATTCTAGTCCCAGTATTCGTCTGAATCTTTCAGAAACAACACAAATCATAGGACAGTTATCAGGACTACTACAAAAAAGGGATATAGTAGTTTCGCAAATTCAACAATTATCAAATCAAGAAATTGCAAATTCAGCAACAATAGACTTTAGCCAAAAACCAGATATTCGCCAACCAGGTGATTTTCAAAGCAATAAATTTACCTTCACTCTACACGATCGCGCTCGTGATGGTAAATCAAAAACTGTCCTAGAACGTAAATATGATGTTGATGTTTACCTACCACAACCCAAATCAACAACAGTAAAAGATTCTGCACCTTACCCAGTCATCGTGATTTCTCATGGATTAGCAGAAGACCGCAATACTTTTGTCTATCTAGCTCAACATTTAGCATCCTATGGCTTTGCGGTAGCGGTTCTTGATCATCCTGTGGGTAATTCCCAACAATTTCAAGAATTCTTATCAGGAATTGCTAGCCCTCCCCAACCTATAGAATTGGTTGATCGTCCTTTAGATGTCAAATATCTATTAGATGAACTACAAAATTTAAATGCAACTGATGCTAGGTTTAAAAATCAATTGAATCTCCAACAAGTAGGAATAATTGGACATTCCCTTGGTGGTTATACAGCATTAGCCTTAGCTGGCGGGACTTTTGATTTTGACAAAATTAACCAAGAATGTAATCCTAATCGCTCTTTAAATATTTCCACATTTTTACAATGTCGTGCTAGTGACCTCCCACCTGATAACTATCCCATCAAAGACGAGCGCGTCAAAGCCGTGATGTTGATGAATCCTTTAAATAGTGTTGTATTTGGCGATCAAGGTGTCAGCACAATACAAATTCCGGTGATGATGGTGGCTGCTAGTCAAGATATTTTCACCCCCGCAGTTCCCGAACAAATTCGACCTTTTACTAAAATATCTAGTCAAGATAAATATTTAGTTTTAATTGAAAATGCCACTCACTTTTCTGTACAGTCAGATTTACCCACCAGTACAAGCGTGATTCCTGTTCCCCAAGGACTATTAGGGCCTGATAGAAAAAGTGTCTATTCCTATATGAATGCTCTAGGAGTTGCATTCTTCCAAACTCAGCTTCGCAACCAATCAGAATATAGACCTTATCTCACAGCTTCCTATGCTCAATCTATTAGTCAAGCACCCTTAAATTTGAGTTTAGTTAATTCTAATAGTGGTGAAGCCATCACCCAGATTTTAGATAAACTCTATCAAAATTATTCTAATCTCAGTAATCAGAATTAG
- a CDS encoding M28 family peptidase, whose amino-acid sequence MKKRIWLALLVLVAIVIVGGRESSFFQQRESVEIVESRPVITPQTQPESPAINPALQVSADRLLAHIQKLNFQRYTAKERSLARIYITNELGKFGWKPKLERFPDGVNVFAERPGTDTTAKAILVAAHYDTVAASPGSDDNASGIAVLLELARIFHSLPTPQTLQLAFFDKEEAGLVGSKAFVQEEQRLQNLQGVIVMDMIGYACYTSGCQQYPQGLPVTPPSDKGDFLVAVGDTEHLSLLTAFQKSQLTNLPTVLTLPIPLKGILTPDTLRSDHAPFWYQGVGAVLVTDTANLRTPHYHQPSDTPNNIERSFFLGSAQIVVNATNTLLNQQTVQAPN is encoded by the coding sequence ATGAAAAAAAGGATTTGGTTGGCACTTTTGGTGCTTGTGGCAATTGTGATTGTTGGTGGTAGAGAGAGTTCATTTTTTCAACAACGTGAATCGGTAGAAATTGTAGAGAGTAGACCAGTAATTACACCGCAAACCCAACCAGAATCTCCAGCAATTAATCCGGCTTTGCAAGTATCTGCGGATAGATTATTAGCTCATATTCAAAAGTTAAATTTTCAACGCTACACAGCTAAAGAGCGATCGCTTGCTCGAATTTATATCACGAATGAATTAGGTAAATTCGGCTGGAAACCGAAATTAGAAAGATTTCCTGATGGTGTGAATGTATTTGCGGAACGTCCAGGAACTGACACCACAGCCAAGGCAATTTTAGTGGCTGCCCATTATGATACTGTGGCTGCCTCTCCTGGTTCTGATGATAACGCTAGCGGTATAGCAGTATTACTGGAATTAGCCAGAATTTTTCACTCTTTACCCACACCCCAAACTTTGCAGTTAGCATTTTTTGACAAAGAGGAAGCAGGATTAGTGGGAAGTAAAGCTTTTGTGCAGGAAGAACAGCGTTTGCAAAATCTCCAGGGCGTAATTGTCATGGATATGATAGGTTATGCTTGCTACACTAGTGGTTGTCAGCAATATCCCCAAGGTTTACCTGTGACTCCACCTAGTGACAAAGGCGATTTTTTAGTTGCCGTAGGTGATACAGAACATTTATCACTGTTGACAGCCTTTCAAAAATCTCAGCTAACGAATTTACCAACTGTGTTGACTTTACCGATTCCCCTCAAAGGTATACTGACACCGGACACTCTGCGGAGTGATCATGCGCCTTTCTGGTATCAAGGAGTCGGTGCTGTATTGGTCACAGATACCGCTAATCTTCGTACACCCCACTATCATCAACCTAGTGATACGCCTAATAATATCGAGCGATCGTTTTTTCTCGGTTCCGCACAAATTGTAGTTAATGCTACTAATACTTTATTAAATCAACAAACTGTACAAGCACCAAATTAA
- a CDS encoding phage tail protein: MDFLIGQIILFAGNFAPRGWAFCDGQLLSIQQHTAVFSILGNNFGGDGVRNFALPNLPVVVDTDGKGESRYIICLEGIYPSRW; the protein is encoded by the coding sequence ATGGACTTTCTCATTGGACAAATTATACTGTTCGCTGGAAATTTTGCACCACGAGGCTGGGCATTCTGCGATGGACAATTATTATCTATACAGCAACACACTGCCGTGTTTTCTATACTTGGCAATAATTTTGGTGGTGATGGTGTTAGGAATTTCGCTCTGCCCAATCTACCTGTTGTCGTGGATACAGACGGAAAAGGCGAATCTCGATACATCATTTGCCTTGAAGGAATTTACCCGTCCCGTTGGTAG
- the tmk gene encoding dTMP kinase — MGGRLIVFEGVEGCGKTSQMQLCADWLQALGISVIITREPGGTELGVHLRRLLLEKKEDQPVAEVTELLLYAADRAQHVSQELLPNLAAGKYVLCDRYVDSTIAYQGYGRGLDMNLIHQLNQIATGGLISDLTIWLDVDVEVGFARKRGDAMGLDRIEQETIAFHRRVQQGYQDLAASSASRTVRVDGSLSKESVHQAIQAVLRLHFQELSTKRTGGRGQGAGGS, encoded by the coding sequence ATGGGTGGCAGATTAATTGTATTTGAGGGTGTAGAAGGTTGCGGCAAAACTAGCCAAATGCAGCTTTGTGCAGATTGGTTACAAGCTTTGGGGATTTCAGTAATTATTACTCGTGAACCAGGGGGAACGGAGTTAGGTGTCCATTTACGGCGATTGTTATTAGAAAAGAAAGAGGATCAGCCTGTGGCTGAGGTGACGGAATTATTATTGTATGCTGCCGATCGCGCACAGCACGTTTCCCAAGAATTGTTACCCAATTTAGCCGCAGGGAAGTATGTTTTGTGCGATCGCTATGTTGACTCTACCATTGCCTATCAGGGTTATGGTCGCGGTTTGGATATGAATTTAATTCATCAACTTAATCAGATTGCTACTGGTGGCTTAATTAGTGACTTAACTATCTGGTTAGATGTAGATGTAGAGGTGGGATTTGCTCGTAAACGTGGGGATGCAATGGGATTAGACCGTATTGAGCAAGAAACTATTGCTTTTCATCGTCGTGTGCAACAAGGCTATCAAGATTTAGCTGCTTCCTCTGCCTCTCGTACTGTTCGGGTTGATGGTAGTTTGAGTAAAGAAAGTGTACATCAAGCAATACAGGCAGTTTTACGTTTACACTTCCAGGAGTTGTCAACGAAGAGGACAGGGGGCAGGGGGCAGGGGGCAGGGGGCAGCTAA
- a CDS encoding response regulator transcription factor — protein MLLPNQIRILIVDDHPVVRQGLAAMIDRESDMAVVGQACNGREAVAVFRQHQPDVTLMDLRMPEMDGVAAITAICNEFENAQIIVLTTYDGDEDIYRGLKAGAKGYLLKDAEPDELLAAIRMVNAGQKYIPPSVGAKLAERVGVLQLSGRELEVIRLMATGKTNQEIASALQISEGTVKYHVNNILSKLGVSDRIQAVITALKRGIVSL, from the coding sequence ATGCTTTTGCCAAACCAGATCCGTATCTTGATTGTTGATGATCATCCTGTGGTTCGCCAAGGTTTAGCTGCCATGATTGATCGGGAATCAGATATGGCGGTGGTAGGACAGGCGTGTAATGGGCGTGAAGCTGTCGCTGTATTTCGACAACATCAACCTGATGTCACCTTGATGGATTTACGGATGCCGGAAATGGACGGAGTGGCAGCTATTACTGCTATTTGTAATGAATTTGAAAATGCCCAGATTATCGTGCTGACTACCTATGACGGTGATGAAGACATCTATCGTGGACTGAAGGCTGGGGCTAAGGGTTATTTATTGAAAGATGCTGAACCAGATGAATTACTCGCAGCTATTCGTATGGTGAATGCGGGACAAAAGTATATTCCTCCTTCCGTGGGTGCAAAACTAGCGGAAAGAGTGGGTGTGTTACAACTGAGTGGGCGAGAATTAGAAGTTATCCGCTTGATGGCTACTGGTAAGACTAACCAAGAAATTGCTAGCGCATTGCAGATATCAGAGGGTACTGTCAAGTATCATGTCAATAATATCTTGAGTAAACTGGGAGTGAGCGATCGCATCCAAGCTGTGATTACAGCCCTCAAACGCGGGATTGTCAGTCTTTAA